The Equus asinus isolate D_3611 breed Donkey chromosome 15, EquAss-T2T_v2, whole genome shotgun sequence genome includes a window with the following:
- the MC3R gene encoding melanocortin receptor 3, which produces MNASCCLLSAQPTLPNSSEHLAASSFSNQSSSGFCEQVFIKPEVFLALGIISLMENILVILAVVKNGNLHSPMYFFLCSLAVADMLVSVSNALETIMIAIVNSNYLTFEDRFIQHMDNIFDSMICISLVASICNLLAIAVDRYVTIFYALRYHSIMTVRKALALIVAIWVCCGICGVVFIIYSESKMVIVCLITMFFAMLLLMGTLYMHMFLFARLHVKRIAALPPADGAAPQQHSCMKGAVTITILLGVFIFCWAPFFLHLILIITCPRNPYCVCYTAHFNTYLVLIMCNSVIDPLIYAFRSLELRNTFKEILCSCHGMNLG; this is translated from the coding sequence ATGAATGCCTCGTGCTGTCTGCTCTCTGCTCAGCCAACACTGCCCAACAGCTCAGAGCACCTTGCAGCCTCTTCCTTCAGCAACCAGAGCAGCAGCGGGTTCTGCGAGCAGGTCTTCATCAAGCCGGAGGTCTTCCTGGCGCTGGGCATCATCAGCCTGATGGAAAATATCCTGGTCATCCTGGCTGTGGTCAAGAATGGCAACCTGCACtctcccatgtacttcttcctctgcAGCCTGGCCGTGGCCGACATGCTGGTGAGCGTGTCCAATGCCCTGGAGACCATCATGATCGCCATCGTCAACAGCAACTACCTGACCTTCGAGGACCGGTTCATCCAGCACATGGACAACATCTTCGACTCTATGATCTGCATCTCCCTGGTGGCCTCCATCTGCAACCTCTTGGCCATCGCCGTGGACAGGTACGTCACCATCTTCTATGCGCTCCGCTACCACAGCATCATGACCGTGAGGAAGGCCCTCGCCTTGATCGTGGCCATCTGGGTGTGCTGCGGCATCTGTGGCGTGGTGTTCATCATCTACTCTGAGAGCAAGATGGTCATCGTGTGTCTCATCACCATGTTCTTCGCCATGCTGCTCCTCATGGGTACTCTCTACATGCACATGTTCCTCTTTGCGCGGCTGCACGTCAAGCGCATCGCAGCACTGCCCCCTGCTGATGGAGCGGCCCCACAACAGCACTCATGCATGAAGGGGGCTGTCACCATCACCATCCTGCTGGGGGTATTCATCTTCTGCTGGGCCCCCTTCTTCCTCCACCTCATCCTCATCATAACCTGCCCCAGGAACCCCTACTGCGTCTGCTACACCGCCCACTTCAACACCTATCTGGTCCTCATCATGTGCAACTCCGTCATCGACCCCCTCATCTACGCCTTCCGCAGCCTGGAACTGCGCAACACGTTTAAGGAGATTCTCTGCAGCTGCCATGGCATGAACTTGGGCTAG